The Tissierellales bacterium genomic interval TAAAAATTCATCTTCTAAAATTGGTACTGTTTCAATATTTTCAAAGTCATGTTCACCTGTAATGATGGCTATATTTGTATCATGACTTAAAAGCTTTTTGATAACAGTATTAGTATTGTAAACTTCTAGAAATACATTAACATCTACATAAATTTCTCTAAAAGTATAGATACTACAGGGAATAACGTATTCACCTAGACTTTTACAGGCACATATTGATAATTTTTTCTTTTCATTTTGTAAATCCTCTAGATTTTTTATTATGTTTTTTTCTAAAGAAAGCATAGTATTTGCATGTTCAAAAACTATTTGTCCTTCTTCTGTTAGCTCGACACCCTTGTTACTTCTTTCTAGTAAAGTAGCACCAACTTCATTTTCAAGATTTTGAATCTGTATACTTAACCCCGGCTGGGTAAGATGAAGCTTTTTTGCTGCCCTTGAAATACTATTACATTTTACTGTCATGTAAAATGATTTTAAATAATTTAAATCCATGTTTTCACTTCCCGTTTTTGGTATATAAGAAAAGGTTATTATATATAATAACTGT includes:
- a CDS encoding LysR family transcriptional regulator — encoded protein: MDLNYLKSFYMTVKCNSISRAAKKLHLTQPGLSIQIQNLENEVGATLLERSNKGVELTEEGQIVFEHANTMLSLEKNIIKNLEDLQNEKKKLSICACKSLGEYVIPCSIYTFREIYVDVNVFLEVYNTNTVIKKLLSHDTNIAIITGEHDFENIETVPILEDEFLLIAGPDVEEESITLDEITDIPLILREKGSYNKVLLSKTLLEHSINIDDLNIVLSVNSSESIKSSVSSGRGYAFLPKIVVKRELRRGTLKEIKIQDFEAKFSYYLAYRKNYKFTKCEEYFKKFITSNKRCFCY